Sequence from the Humulus lupulus unplaced genomic scaffold, drHumLupu1.1 SCAFFOLD_138, whole genome shotgun sequence genome:
CAAGAAAATCATTTTATAGAGACTATGAAGGATGAAGTAGACATTGTGAAAGAACTCCCCCCTGATTTGAAATCAGTGCACTTTGAAGCAATTGGCAGTCTTGTATGTCACTATCCATTTTGTGATCAAAGACATCATTCCCTTGATAACATTTCTTTTAAACCTTTCATGTTCCTCATCAATCCAGATAACTGATGAAGATCTTGTGAAAGAGGCAAAGCCTGCTGATTACATCAAAACCATTCTCCCTCTCCTTCTGCAGAATCGAGTTGTTCACTTACTGGGATTTGGCAATCGCCTTGGATTTGATCCCATGCCCTTTGAGCTTCAGGTGATCATTTGACTATTGCAGAGTAGTCATGCTAAGGACCTTAAGTTTAGGCCTTTTGATTCTTCTGTTTCTCactctttttcattttttaataatCCAAGTTCATTGGTTGTCACTATACTATTTTCCCTGCTGATCTCATAGTGTTCACACTCTATGATATGGATTTGCAGAGACTGAGATGCAAGTGTAATTTCCACGCCCTGAAGTTTTCGCCGAAGATACAAAAAGTTGGCTCACTACTAGTAAGAAGGATACGAAAATATGATGCTGCAAGAAGTTTGTTGGACAAACAATTGCTTGGAAACTTCATGTCATCTGGCAATGGTAAAATAAGAGAAGAAATCACAGCAAGTGGCCCAGCAAAATACCTTGCCTTACATTTAAGATTTGAAGTTGACATGGTTGCCTACTCCTTCTGCGACTTTGGCGGTGGAGAGAGCGAAAGAAGAGAACTCCAGGCCTATAGGGAACTCCATTTTCCTCTGGTTATTGAGCGCTTGAAGAACTCAAAGTATGTGTTTCAACTTCTAGTCTTTTCTGGTCTTGTCAAGTCATGGTTTTGTAATGATCATAAATAACAAAACAAGAACAATATCACCTGTGTAACAGGCCTATTTCACCAGTAGAATTGCGAAAGCTAGGGAGGTGTCCATTGACACCAGAAGAAGCAGCTCTTGTTCTAGCTGGTATTGGCTTTAAGCGTGGAACTTATATTTATCTGGCTGGATCTCAGATATATGGTGGTGAACCCAAGATGAATCCCTTCACTACCCTTTATCCTAATCTTGTCACAAAGGAAACTCTTCTCACTCCAAGTGAACTTGCACCTTTTCAAAATTTCTCTTCTCAGGTCAGCAAGTACTAATATATGTTATCATGAGTTTAGGTATAATAATATGGCACCATTCTTCTATAGGCATtcacttcactttaagccctaccagtggGGCTCTCATTGTTTCTCGACccctgaacagttttcggcgcgatttttttttataaccgtgtataatCTAGAGCTACaatatacaaaaattatataatatgtttgaacttagttttcagtaatgtaaactattcgaaattttctaaaaatttccaggatgctctaaatagctactatatacacagtcataaaaataaattactctgaaaactattcacgggtcgagaacactgagagctccACCAGTATGGCTTAAATTGAAGCCCTACACGAGAATTTTCCtaataatatgttatgatatgccaagTACTTAAAAGTGTGAAGCTGCTATTATCATTGTAGATGGCAGCATTGGACTTTATTGCATGTTCAACATCAGATGTGTTCGCCATGACCGATTCGGGGAGCCAATTGTCATCCTTGGTGTCTGGTTTTCGGACCTATTATGGTGATGGCCGTGCGCCTACTTTGAGGCCAAACAAGAAGAGAGTAGCAGCAATTTTGTCAGAGAATAACACAATAGAGTGGAAGAGTTTTGAGGAAAGAGTGAAAAAGATGATTGAGGAAGGTCAAAGAGTGCGTGTGAGGGGTTCAGGTAGAAGCATTTATCGACAGCCAAGGTGTCTCGAGTGCATGTGCAAATCCAATTAacattttttctctcttttcctttttccaCCTATGTATAATATAATGTATGTAAATTCCTCTATGTCTAGTTCCAATTTCTTCAACACAACTAATAAGGGAATCATTTTTTAGACAGAACTATATACTATTCAGAATACTAACTATGGTTTAACCTTACAAATGCGATTTAATTTGTCCAATAATTGAATctttcaacattttaataaaattttaaagtaGTTTGTATCATTAATAAAACCAATattagtcataaatcataaataacTAGACATAGTCCCCGATATATCAAAAGATACTATGCGACGTATCGATTAATATGAACAACTATATAAGTTGAATCAAGACTACTACAACGGTCTTGAAGGAGTAAGGCTGCACATCGGGCGAGTTTTCGGGTCGTCGGGTTAGGGTTTGGTCGGGTTTGGGTGCATGAAAATGGTACCAAACCCATTCGATAcatttttggatttggagtatttttggatttttgggTGGAATCGTGTGGGGTTTGGGCCTTGAATGGGCTTTTACAGCATTTTTTACAAAATTgcattttttgagttttttttaacttttttaatatatttttaccaaattaaaataatttacagCAACGTGTCAATATTCAAAAACATAATTGTTGAATTGTTTTTTTGTTAGACAAATGATTTATttcaaacaaaaattataaaaataaaaatcaataaaaacatAATTTCGGGGGTCGGGTCTGCACATCATATGAAGTTTAAACTCGAACCCGAACCAAAACCCGAATGTGTTCGGATTAGTTCAGGTATTTTGGCTAAAATCGAGTTTTGCGGGCTCGCGTCGATTGATTGAGTTAGTCGGTTTTTGCAGGTTAAATGTTCGGCCCTATCTATGAAGGAGTACGGAatctaattaaattaataaattgtaGAAATTAAATCCAGTAGCCACTTTTAGGTAAGTCATTTCTTTTTTATCTACAATTTTTAAGTTTTACTATAATACTCACTATTTCAATTAATATACTTATTATACTCCTATAATGTAGATACTGTTTTTAGAAGAGAACTATGTAGTCAAAGGTATTTTAGAATTGTCTGTGATAAAAACAAGTAGAAGTAAACTAAAATCATTTAGGagttaattttagttaaaaactcGTTAAACTGGTTAATTTTCAACTTATCCCAAATAAATTGCTGTTGCCCACATCACATCACAGGCCTCACAGAACAGAACACGTCTTTGAGCACTAACAACTTCAAGCCTCTCGCCCCTATCAAATAATATCttagtttttatttaaatcaTCTCCCTGAAACCTGGTCATTAAAATATGTAACCTGGTCATTAACTTTGCATTTCAATAATTATGTGCATTTCAAAGTACTATCAAATGtcttttgttttcattttgtTTTTGAATCAATTTATCTATCTAAACTTCCTCTCTTTTTTTCATTTAAATGATGATGAGACTAAAAGCAAAAAAAATTTGGGTAGCCCCCTAAATTAATTTATTGGATTAAACCCGGATAATCCGAGTCAATATATATGAAATGAAAGAGAGGGAAATCGTTTCCTGTAGCAGGAAAGGAAATGATGCTTTTCCTCTAAACATCTTTCTCTCTATTGATAATGGCATTGTACTACTGTACTACTTACTACACACACACACCACTTTAAGATGGAGGGAAGAATCTGTTGAGGTTGAATGGGAGAGTGTAAAACTCTTCATTTCTGCTGTCTCCTTTAAATGTTCTGAACTTGTCCCACCATGGCATTCCTCTGTCTCTAGCTCCATCCTTGTAATCGAGTGTGTTGTCCAAGAACACCGAAACGATTAAGGCCACTGTTGGTGATGAGAAGAAGATGGTGTTGAGGAAATCATTCCACTGCATTTGACAAACAAAACAACTTGATGATGAGATGAAGAAGAGCCTTGAGAgccaaacaaaaaagaaaaatactTGAAACAAAGTGATGTTCGTTCTCTCACCCATCCAGCTTGTGTGTGAGAAGGACCATGAAGAGCCTTCGCAGTGTATTCCCTGAAGTATTCAGGAATAGACAGCCCTAAGAAGAGAGCAACACCTGTGATGAAAAGGTTCCTCATCGAGTTCATGTTTGTGAATTGCAAAAACGATAGCCCCACCGAAGCTGAGAGtgacaaacaaaacaa
This genomic interval carries:
- the LOC133811045 gene encoding O-fucosyltransferase 8-like — protein: MGKQGSPRSPRPEVQKDGLSSGIKDYKLRSSETGNEPPLGRRISGGDYYWSSKPDKFHGSKYDFGKYGKGNHVGKRHIWIRKHLKTMALMFVFMGFLFLLDSLMISIFDTMNLQRSSTQRKSSGLKEENRVAYARRQSSPVHMYERLLNMASSVLVEKEFKQEPSNLWEEPYQQAAAWKPCADRNVSKSLGGPGKNNGYILVSANGGLNQQRVAICNAVAVASLLNATLVIPRFLYSSVWKDPSKFGDIYQENHFIETMKDEVDIVKELPPDLKSVHFEAIGSLITDEDLVKEAKPADYIKTILPLLLQNRVVHLLGFGNRLGFDPMPFELQRLRCKCNFHALKFSPKIQKVGSLLVRRIRKYDAARSLLDKQLLGNFMSSGNGKIREEITASGPAKYLALHLRFEVDMVAYSFCDFGGGESERRELQAYRELHFPLVIERLKNSKPISPVELRKLGRCPLTPEEAALVLAGIGFKRGTYIYLAGSQIYGGEPKMNPFTTLYPNLVTKETLLTPSELAPFQNFSSQMAALDFIACSTSDVFAMTDSGSQLSSLVSGFRTYYGDGRAPTLRPNKKRVAAILSENNTIEWKSFEERVKKMIEEGQRVRVRGSGRSIYRQPRCLECMCKSN
- the LOC133811042 gene encoding nucleobase-ascorbate transporter 2-like: MMAAVLVSLVESTGAYKAASRLASATPPPAHVLSRGIGWQGIGILLNGLFGTLTGSSVSIENVGLLGSTRVGSRRVIQISAGFMIFFSMLGKFGALFASIPFTMFAAVYCVLFGLVASVGLSFLQFTNMNSMRNLFITGVALFLGLSIPEYFREYTAKALHGPSHTQAGWWNDFLNTIFFSSPTVALIVSVFLDNTLDYKDGARDRGMPWWDKFRTFKGDSRNEEFYTLPFNLNRFFPPS